A window of the Haloarcula rubripromontorii genome harbors these coding sequences:
- a CDS encoding 50S ribosomal protein L32e: protein MADNEEDVEAEEAYTELTDISGVGPSKAESLREAGFNSVEDVRGADQSALADVSGIGNALAARIKADVGGLEVDSETEAEVEEEGGEEAPDEDVETELQARGLTDKTPDLSDEEARLLTQRHRVGKPQFNRQDHHKKKRVSTSWRKPRGQLSKQRRGIKGKGDTVEAGFRSPTAVRGKHPSGFEEVRVHNVDDLEGVDGDTEAVRIASKVGARKRERIEEEAEDAGIRVLNPTYVEVEVSE, encoded by the coding sequence ATGGCGGACAACGAAGAAGACGTCGAAGCAGAGGAAGCGTACACCGAGCTGACCGACATCAGCGGCGTTGGCCCGTCCAAGGCGGAATCGCTCCGCGAGGCCGGGTTCAACTCGGTCGAAGACGTTCGCGGTGCCGACCAGTCCGCGCTCGCCGATGTCAGTGGCATCGGGAACGCGCTGGCGGCCCGAATCAAGGCCGATGTCGGCGGACTCGAAGTCGATTCCGAGACCGAAGCCGAAGTCGAAGAGGAAGGCGGCGAAGAAGCGCCCGACGAGGACGTGGAGACGGAACTCCAGGCTCGCGGGCTCACCGACAAGACGCCGGACCTCTCCGACGAGGAGGCGCGGTTACTGACCCAGCGACACCGGGTCGGCAAGCCGCAGTTCAACCGCCAGGACCACCACAAGAAAAAGCGCGTCTCGACCTCGTGGCGCAAGCCCCGCGGCCAGCTCTCGAAGCAGCGCCGCGGCATCAAGGGCAAGGGCGACACGGTCGAGGCAGGCTTCCGCTCGCCGACCGCGGTTCGCGGCAAGCACCCGTCCGGCTTCGAGGAGGTCCGCGTGCACAACGTGGACGACCTCGAAGGCGTCGACGGCGACACTGAGGCCGTTCGGATCGCCTCAAAGGTCGGTGCTCGCAAGCGCGAGCGAATCGAAGAGGAAGCCGAGGACGCGGGTATCCGCGTTCTCAACCCCACCTACGTCGAAGTCGAGGTGAGTGAGTGA
- a CDS encoding uL15m family ribosomal protein, whose product MTSKKKRQRGSRTHGGGSHKNRRGAGHRGGRGAAGRDKHEFHNHEPLGKSGFKRPQKVQEEAATIDVREIDENVTLLAADDVAEVEDGGFRVDVRDVVEEADDADYVKVLGAGQVRHELTLIADDFSEGAREKVEAAGGSVELTDLGEQRQAEAEETDDADADEE is encoded by the coding sequence ATGACGAGTAAAAAGAAACGACAGCGCGGCTCACGTACGCACGGCGGCGGCTCGCACAAGAACCGACGTGGTGCCGGTCACCGCGGCGGTCGCGGTGCCGCAGGCCGTGACAAACACGAGTTCCACAACCACGAACCGCTCGGCAAGAGCGGCTTCAAGCGCCCGCAGAAGGTGCAGGAAGAGGCCGCAACTATCGACGTTCGCGAGATCGACGAGAACGTCACGCTGCTGGCCGCCGACGACGTCGCCGAAGTCGAAGACGGTGGCTTCCGCGTCGATGTCCGTGATGTGGTCGAAGAGGCCGACGACGCCGATTACGTGAAGGTCCTCGGTGCCGGCCAGGTTCGCCACGAACTCACGCTCATCGCCGACGACTTCTCCGAGGGCGCTCGCGAGAAAGTCGAAGCCGCAGGCGGAAGCGTCGAACTGACCGACCTCGGCGAGCAGCGCCAGGCCGAGGCCGAAGAAACCGACGACGCGGACGCGGACGAGGAATAA
- a CDS encoding 30S ribosomal protein S19: MSSEYQIGHEGEFSFRGHTLDELQAMELEEVAELLPARQRRSIVRGLTEEKHKLLEKAREAGEEETANDPIRTHLRDMPVLPEMVGLTFAVHDGQNFERVKVEPEMLGHYLGEFQLTRSSVEHGQAGIGATRSSKFVPLK, translated from the coding sequence ATGAGCTCAGAATACCAAATCGGCCACGAAGGAGAGTTCTCCTTCCGCGGCCACACGCTCGACGAGCTGCAGGCAATGGAGCTCGAGGAAGTCGCGGAACTGCTCCCCGCTCGACAGCGGCGAAGTATCGTACGCGGCCTGACTGAGGAGAAACACAAGCTCCTCGAGAAGGCCCGCGAGGCCGGCGAAGAGGAGACAGCCAACGATCCGATCCGGACGCACCTGCGCGACATGCCGGTGCTCCCGGAGATGGTCGGGCTGACCTTCGCCGTCCACGACGGCCAGAACTTCGAGCGTGTCAAAGTCGAGCCCGAGATGCTCGGCCACTACCTCGGTGAGTTCCAGCTCACCCGGAGTAGCGTCGAACACGGTCAGGCCGGTATCGGAGCGACACGCTCCTCGAAGTTCGTACCGCTCAAATAA
- a CDS encoding 50S ribosomal protein L18, protein MATGPRYKVPMRRRREARTDYHQRLRLLKSGKPRLVARKSNKHVRAQLVTLGPNGDDTLASAHSSDLAEYGWEAPTGNMPSAYLTGLLAGLRAQEAGIEEAVLDIGLNSPTPGSKVFAIQEGAIDAGLDIPHNDDVLADWQRTRGAHIAEYDEQLDEPLYSGDFDAADLPEHFDELRETLLDGDIEL, encoded by the coding sequence ATGGCGACAGGACCACGATATAAAGTACCGATGCGGCGACGCCGCGAGGCCAGAACCGATTACCATCAGCGGTTGCGCCTGTTGAAATCCGGTAAGCCACGTCTCGTTGCTCGAAAGAGCAATAAACACGTCAGGGCGCAGCTGGTGACGCTTGGCCCCAACGGCGACGACACTCTCGCGTCCGCTCACTCGAGCGACCTCGCCGAGTACGGCTGGGAGGCCCCGACGGGCAACATGCCCTCGGCCTACCTCACCGGTCTGCTCGCCGGGCTTCGCGCACAGGAAGCGGGCATCGAGGAGGCAGTGCTCGACATCGGACTCAACAGCCCGACCCCCGGAAGCAAAGTATTCGCAATACAGGAAGGCGCAATCGACGCCGGCCTGGACATTCCGCACAACGACGACGTACTCGCCGACTGGCAGCGCACGCGCGGTGCCCACATCGCCGAGTACGACGAGCAGCTCGACGAGCCGCTGTACAGCGGCGACTTCGACGCTGCAGACCTCCCGGAGCACTTCGACGAGCTCCGCGAGACCCTACTGGACGGTGACATCGAACTATGA
- a CDS encoding ribonuclease P protein component 1, giving the protein MPLTPETLPRHELVGLDCEVVTASNPDAVGISGTVVAETTQMLTVEGADRVWHVPKDGATFSFALSTETVLVDGDRLVARPARRTENTGDSLWR; this is encoded by the coding sequence ATGCCACTGACACCCGAGACGCTCCCACGACACGAACTCGTCGGCCTCGACTGCGAGGTCGTCACGGCGTCCAACCCGGACGCCGTCGGTATCAGCGGAACTGTCGTCGCGGAGACGACACAGATGCTGACGGTCGAGGGAGCCGACCGGGTGTGGCACGTGCCGAAGGACGGCGCGACATTTTCGTTCGCCCTGTCGACCGAGACGGTATTGGTCGACGGCGACCGACTCGTCGCGCGTCCCGCTCGTCGCACAGAGAACACAGGAGATTCACTATGGCGCTAG
- the rpmD gene encoding 50S ribosomal protein L30, with translation MHALVQLRGEVNMHSDIQDTLEMLNIHHVNHCTLVPETDAYRGMVTKVNDFVAFGEPSQDTLETILATRAEPLEGDADVDDEWVAENTDYDDISGLAFALLSEETTLREQGLSPTLRLHPPRGGHDGVKHPVKEGGQLGKHDTEGIDDLLEAMR, from the coding sequence ATGCACGCGCTCGTCCAGCTCCGTGGCGAAGTCAACATGCACAGCGACATCCAGGACACCCTGGAGATGCTCAACATCCACCACGTGAACCACTGCACGCTCGTCCCTGAGACGGACGCCTACCGCGGCATGGTGACGAAGGTCAACGACTTCGTCGCCTTCGGTGAGCCGAGCCAGGACACCTTGGAGACGATTCTGGCCACGCGCGCCGAGCCGCTTGAGGGCGACGCCGACGTGGACGACGAGTGGGTCGCCGAGAACACGGACTACGACGACATCTCCGGGCTCGCGTTCGCGCTCCTCTCCGAGGAGACGACGCTGCGCGAGCAGGGACTGTCCCCGACGCTCCGTCTGCACCCGCCTCGCGGCGGCCATGACGGCGTCAAACACCCCGTCAAGGAGGGCGGGCAGCTCGGGAAACACGACACCGAGGGAATCGACGACCTCCTGGAGGCGATGCGATAA
- a CDS encoding 30S ribosomal protein S5 — protein sequence MSANNGWEPRTRLGKQVVEGEIDSMQEALNSGLPLKESEVVDQLVPDLEDEVLDINMVQRMTDSGRRVKFRCVVAVGNRDGLIGYAEGRDDQVGGAIQKAIDIAKLNIIDVSRGCGSWECGCGRPHTVALRTEGKAGSVEVELQPAPRGLGLAGGETVRKVLELAGIEDIWTRSSGNTRTTVNFAKATFNALQNTAEARVPERTFEKREVIE from the coding sequence ATGAGTGCTAACAACGGATGGGAGCCACGGACACGCCTCGGCAAGCAGGTTGTCGAGGGCGAAATCGACTCCATGCAGGAGGCGCTGAACTCCGGACTCCCGCTGAAAGAATCGGAAGTCGTCGACCAGCTCGTTCCCGATCTGGAAGACGAAGTGCTGGACATCAACATGGTCCAGCGGATGACAGACTCCGGCCGCCGCGTGAAGTTCCGCTGCGTGGTCGCCGTTGGCAACCGCGACGGCCTCATCGGCTACGCCGAAGGGCGTGACGATCAGGTCGGCGGTGCCATCCAGAAAGCTATCGACATCGCGAAGCTGAACATCATCGATGTCTCCCGCGGCTGTGGGTCCTGGGAGTGTGGCTGTGGCCGTCCCCACACGGTCGCGCTGCGCACCGAGGGCAAGGCCGGGAGCGTCGAAGTCGAGCTGCAGCCGGCCCCGCGCGGGCTGGGCCTCGCGGGCGGAGAGACCGTCCGCAAGGTGCTCGAACTCGCCGGTATCGAGGACATCTGGACACGCAGTAGCGGGAACACGCGTACCACGGTCAACTTCGCGAAGGCGACCTTCAACGCCCTGCAGAACACGGCCGAGGCGCGCGTCCCCGAACGAACCTTCGAGAAGCGAGAGGTGATCGAGTGA
- a CDS encoding 30S ribosomal protein S4e: MSNHQKRLSVPDSWPVERKTATFTVKAGAGPHGEDGVPLLIVLRDVLGYADNRKEARYALNEDNVLINGKAISDEERPVGMFDILAFTEREEYYRVFPGEGGRLALTAIDPDAAQSKLGKIVTKTHVSGGDVQLGLHDGETLIVEDGQTYDGGDSIVVGNEDGDVVAHFEYEEGALVTAVDGAHAGEVGEIEEIQVTPGSAQNNVIVSQDDGEGFETVEEYVVVIDENFTGDDE; this comes from the coding sequence ATGAGTAACCACCAGAAGCGACTCTCGGTGCCAGACAGCTGGCCCGTAGAGCGCAAGACCGCGACGTTTACGGTGAAAGCCGGTGCCGGCCCGCACGGTGAGGACGGGGTTCCCCTCCTCATCGTCCTTCGGGACGTGCTCGGCTACGCCGACAACCGCAAGGAAGCCCGCTACGCCCTCAACGAGGACAACGTCCTCATCAACGGGAAGGCCATCTCTGACGAGGAACGCCCCGTCGGGATGTTCGATATTCTGGCCTTCACCGAGCGCGAGGAGTACTACCGCGTGTTCCCCGGCGAGGGTGGTCGGCTAGCGCTGACCGCAATCGACCCGGACGCGGCACAGTCCAAACTCGGCAAGATCGTCACCAAGACGCACGTCTCCGGTGGCGACGTCCAGCTGGGGCTCCACGACGGTGAGACGCTCATCGTCGAGGACGGCCAGACCTACGACGGTGGTGACTCCATCGTCGTCGGCAACGAGGACGGCGATGTCGTCGCTCACTTCGAATACGAAGAGGGCGCGCTCGTCACCGCCGTCGACGGCGCCCACGCGGGCGAAGTCGGCGAGATCGAGGAGATTCAGGTGACGCCGGGCTCGGCCCAGAACAACGTCATCGTCTCACAGGACGACGGCGAAGGCTTCGAGACGGTCGAAGAGTACGTCGTCGTCATCGACGAGAACTTCACAGGTGATGACGAATGA
- a CDS encoding 50S ribosomal protein L6, which produces MPRVELEIPEDVDAEQDHLDITVEGDNGSVTRRLWYPDIDVSVDGDTVVIESDEDNAKTMSTIGTFQSHIENMFHGVTEGWEYGMEVFYSHFPMQVDVEGDEVVIENFLGEKAPRRTTIHGDTDVEIDGEELTISGPDIEAVGQTAADIEQLTRINDKDVRVFQDGVYITRKPNRGDA; this is translated from the coding sequence ATGCCACGAGTAGAACTGGAGATTCCGGAGGACGTGGACGCCGAGCAGGACCATCTCGACATCACCGTCGAGGGGGACAACGGCAGCGTCACGCGTCGGCTCTGGTACCCTGACATCGACGTGTCCGTCGACGGCGACACGGTCGTCATCGAGTCCGACGAGGACAACGCCAAGACGATGTCGACGATCGGTACCTTCCAGAGCCACATCGAGAATATGTTCCACGGCGTGACCGAGGGCTGGGAGTACGGTATGGAGGTCTTTTACTCTCACTTCCCGATGCAGGTCGACGTCGAGGGTGACGAAGTCGTCATCGAGAACTTCCTGGGCGAGAAGGCCCCCCGCCGCACGACGATCCACGGCGATACGGACGTCGAAATCGACGGTGAGGAGCTGACTATCAGCGGTCCCGACATCGAAGCCGTCGGTCAGACCGCTGCGGACATCGAACAGCTCACGCGCATCAACGACAAGGACGTGCGCGTGTTCCAGGACGGGGTGTACATCACCCGAAAACCGAACCGAGGTGACGCCTGA
- a CDS encoding 30S ribosomal protein S3, translating into MADEQQFIEDGLQRTQIDEFFAEELGRAGYGGMDVAKTPMGTQIVLKAEKPGMVIGKGGKNIRKITTELEDRFNLDDPQVDVQEVDEPDLNARIVADRLANALERGWYFRKAGHTTIDRIMESGALGAEIVLSGKVTGARSRVEKFNRGYVKHNGEPAEEIVDSGVGVAVMKLGTIGVRVKIIPPDAELPDDFEIYEDVDVEDYVADTDGESVEELLEGEPEDSETAEELDEDVAAGADDDSETDEEFVDEEIVEEDVEVPTDDDVEDVDVDELEEAVDEELDEDVEAEAEELMDEMDEEGDDE; encoded by the coding sequence ATGGCCGACGAACAACAGTTCATCGAGGACGGACTCCAGCGGACCCAGATAGACGAGTTCTTCGCAGAAGAACTCGGTCGCGCCGGCTACGGCGGCATGGATGTCGCCAAGACGCCGATGGGGACCCAGATCGTGCTCAAAGCCGAGAAGCCAGGGATGGTCATCGGCAAGGGCGGGAAGAACATCCGGAAAATCACGACGGAACTCGAGGACCGATTCAACCTCGACGACCCGCAGGTCGACGTGCAGGAAGTCGACGAGCCGGACCTCAACGCCCGCATCGTCGCGGACCGACTGGCCAACGCACTCGAGCGTGGCTGGTACTTCCGCAAAGCGGGCCACACCACCATCGACCGCATCATGGAGTCGGGCGCACTCGGCGCAGAGATCGTCCTCTCCGGAAAGGTCACGGGTGCTCGCTCACGCGTGGAGAAGTTCAACCGCGGCTACGTCAAGCACAACGGCGAGCCCGCGGAGGAGATCGTCGACAGCGGCGTCGGCGTCGCGGTGATGAAGCTCGGTACCATCGGGGTCCGAGTCAAGATCATCCCGCCGGACGCGGAGCTCCCCGACGACTTCGAGATCTACGAGGATGTCGACGTCGAGGACTACGTGGCTGACACCGACGGCGAGTCCGTCGAGGAACTCCTCGAAGGCGAGCCCGAAGACAGCGAAACCGCTGAGGAACTCGACGAGGACGTGGCCGCTGGGGCCGACGACGACTCCGAGACCGACGAGGAGTTCGTCGACGAGGAAATCGTCGAGGAAGACGTCGAAGTCCCGACTGACGACGACGTCGAGGACGTCGACGTCGACGAACTCGAAGAGGCTGTCGACGAAGAACTCGACGAGGACGTCGAAGCCGAAGCCGAAGAGCTGATGGACGAGATGGACGAGGAGGGTGACGACGAATGA
- a CDS encoding 50S ribosomal protein L14 produces MEALGADVTQGLEKGSLITCADNTGARELKVISVHGYSGTKNRHPKAGLGDKITVSVTKGTPEMRRQVLEAVVVRQRKPIRRPDGTRVKFEDNAAVIVDENEDPRGTELKGPIAREVAQRFGSVASAATMIV; encoded by the coding sequence ATGGAAGCACTCGGTGCTGACGTCACGCAAGGCCTGGAGAAGGGCTCGCTCATCACGTGTGCGGATAACACGGGAGCGCGCGAACTCAAGGTCATTTCCGTCCACGGCTACTCGGGAACGAAGAACCGCCACCCCAAGGCTGGGCTGGGCGACAAGATCACGGTCTCGGTCACCAAGGGGACGCCCGAAATGCGTCGCCAGGTGCTCGAAGCCGTCGTCGTCCGCCAGCGAAAGCCGATCCGTCGACCCGACGGCACCCGCGTCAAGTTCGAAGACAACGCGGCCGTCATCGTCGACGAGAACGAGGACCCGCGCGGGACCGAGCTGAAAGGTCCCATCGCACGGGAAGTCGCACAGCGATTCGGCAGTGTGGCATCAGCAGCGACGATGATCGTATAG
- the rplX gene encoding 50S ribosomal protein L24, with the protein MSKQPDKQRKSQRRAPLHERHKQVRATLSADLREEYGQRNVRVNAGDTVEVLRGDFAGEEGEVLNVDLDKAVIHVEDVTLEKTDGEEVPRPLDTSNVRVTDLDLEDEKREARLESEDDSA; encoded by the coding sequence ATGAGCAAGCAACCAGACAAACAACGCAAGAGTCAACGACGTGCCCCGCTTCACGAGCGGCACAAGCAGGTCCGGGCGACGCTGTCTGCCGACCTCCGCGAGGAGTACGGCCAGCGAAACGTCCGCGTCAACGCTGGTGACACCGTCGAGGTGCTCCGCGGCGACTTCGCCGGCGAGGAAGGCGAAGTTCTGAACGTGGACCTCGATAAGGCCGTCATCCACGTCGAAGACGTCACGCTCGAGAAGACGGACGGTGAGGAAGTCCCGCGACCGCTTGACACCTCGAACGTCCGCGTGACGGACCTAGACCTCGAAGACGAGAAGCGCGAGGCGCGTCTCGAATCGGAGGATGATTCCGCATGA
- a CDS encoding 30S ribosomal protein S14 — MSESETTDEPDSETASSERTGQLESCQRCGREQGLVGKYDIWLCRQCFREISRGMGFKKYS, encoded by the coding sequence ATGAGCGAAAGTGAAACCACAGACGAGCCCGATTCCGAGACGGCATCCAGTGAGCGAACTGGCCAGCTCGAGTCCTGTCAGCGCTGCGGTCGCGAACAGGGACTCGTCGGCAAGTACGACATCTGGCTGTGCCGCCAGTGCTTCCGCGAGATTTCGCGGGGCATGGGCTTCAAGAAGTACAGCTAA
- a CDS encoding 50S ribosomal protein L5, whose product MSSESESSGDFHEMREPRIEKVVVHMGIGHGGRDLANAEDILGEITGQTPVRTKAKRTVGEFDIREGDPIGAKVTLRDEMAEAFLETALPLAELSATQFDDTGNFSFGVEEHTEFPSQEYDPSIGIYGLDVTVNLVRPGYRVAKRDKASRSIPTKHRLNPADAVAFIESTYDVEVSE is encoded by the coding sequence ATGAGCTCCGAGAGCGAGTCCAGCGGCGATTTCCACGAGATGCGCGAACCGCGCATCGAGAAGGTCGTCGTTCACATGGGTATCGGCCACGGTGGCCGCGACCTCGCCAACGCAGAGGACATTCTCGGGGAAATCACCGGGCAGACGCCGGTACGAACGAAGGCCAAGCGGACTGTCGGCGAGTTCGACATCCGCGAGGGCGACCCAATCGGTGCGAAGGTTACCCTCCGCGACGAGATGGCCGAAGCGTTCCTCGAGACCGCACTGCCACTCGCCGAACTGTCGGCAACGCAGTTCGACGACACCGGCAACTTCAGTTTCGGCGTCGAGGAACACACCGAGTTCCCGAGTCAGGAGTACGACCCGAGCATCGGAATCTACGGGCTTGACGTGACGGTTAACCTCGTCCGCCCCGGCTACCGCGTCGCCAAGCGCGACAAGGCGTCGCGCTCGATTCCGACGAAGCATCGACTCAACCCGGCGGACGCAGTCGCCTTCATCGAGTCGACCTACGACGTGGAGGTGAGCGAATGA
- a CDS encoding 30S ribosomal protein S8, whose product MTGNDPFANALSALNNAESVGHLEQTVSPASNEIGSVLEVFYDRGYIDGFSFVDDGKAGEFEVELKGAINECGPVKPRYSAGADEFEKWEKRFLPARDYGTLVVTTSHGIMSHYEAREQGVGGQVIAYVY is encoded by the coding sequence ATGACAGGGAACGACCCATTTGCCAACGCACTGTCGGCGCTTAACAACGCCGAAAGCGTCGGGCACCTAGAGCAGACAGTATCGCCCGCTTCGAACGAGATCGGCAGCGTCCTCGAGGTCTTCTACGACCGCGGGTACATCGACGGATTCAGTTTCGTCGACGACGGCAAAGCCGGCGAGTTCGAAGTCGAACTGAAAGGAGCCATCAACGAGTGTGGCCCGGTCAAGCCCCGCTACTCAGCGGGTGCCGACGAGTTCGAGAAGTGGGAGAAGCGATTCCTCCCCGCCCGTGACTACGGGACGCTCGTCGTCACGACCAGCCACGGCATCATGAGCCACTACGAGGCTCGTGAGCAGGGCGTTGGTGGCCAAGTCATCGCGTACGTATACTAA
- a CDS encoding 50S ribosomal protein L19e, with amino-acid sequence MTDLSAQKRLAADVLDVGKNRVWFDPERQGDIADAITREDVRELVDEGAVQAKDKKGNSRGRARERQKKRAYGHQKGAGSRKGKAGARQNSKEDWESRIRAQRTKLRELRDEGTLSSSQYRDLYDKAGGGEFDSVADLERYIDANHGDA; translated from the coding sequence ATGACTGATCTCTCTGCACAGAAGCGACTCGCGGCTGACGTCCTCGACGTCGGGAAGAACCGCGTCTGGTTCGACCCCGAGCGACAGGGCGACATCGCCGACGCGATCACCCGCGAGGACGTTCGCGAACTGGTCGATGAGGGCGCCGTTCAGGCGAAAGACAAGAAAGGCAACTCCCGTGGACGCGCCCGGGAGCGCCAGAAGAAGCGTGCGTACGGCCACCAGAAGGGAGCCGGCTCCCGGAAGGGCAAGGCAGGCGCACGGCAGAACTCCAAGGAGGACTGGGAGTCACGCATCCGCGCACAGCGGACGAAGCTGCGCGAACTGCGTGACGAGGGAACGCTTTCGAGTTCGCAGTACCGCGACCTGTACGACAAGGCCGGCGGTGGCGAGTTCGACAGCGTTGCCGATCTCGAACGTTACATCGACGCAAATCACGGTGACGCATAA
- the rpmC gene encoding 50S ribosomal protein L29: MTVLHVQEIRDMTPAEREAELDDLKTELLNARAVQAAGGAPENPGRIKELRKAIARIKTVQGEEGDLQENE, translated from the coding sequence ATGACCGTCCTCCACGTCCAGGAGATTCGGGACATGACGCCCGCCGAGCGCGAGGCGGAACTCGACGACCTGAAGACCGAACTACTGAACGCCCGGGCCGTCCAGGCCGCGGGTGGTGCGCCGGAAAACCCCGGCCGCATCAAGGAGCTGCGGAAGGCCATCGCCCGCATCAAGACGGTGCAGGGCGAAGAAGGCGACCTGCAGGAGAACGAATAA
- a CDS encoding 50S ribosomal protein L22 has product MGISYSVEADPDTTAKAMLRERQMSFKHSKAIAREIKGKTAGEAVDYLEAVIEGDQPVPFKQHNSGVGHKSKVDGWDAGRYPEKASKAFLDLLENAVGNADHQGFDGEAMTIKHVAAHKVGEQQGRKPRAMGRASAWNSPQVDVELILEEVED; this is encoded by the coding sequence ATGGGAATCAGTTACTCAGTCGAAGCCGACCCGGACACGACGGCCAAAGCGATGCTCCGGGAGCGGCAGATGAGCTTCAAGCACAGCAAGGCCATCGCCCGCGAGATCAAGGGCAAAACGGCCGGCGAGGCTGTCGACTACCTCGAGGCGGTTATCGAGGGCGACCAGCCCGTTCCGTTCAAACAGCACAACTCGGGCGTCGGCCACAAAAGCAAGGTCGACGGCTGGGACGCCGGACGCTATCCGGAGAAGGCCAGCAAGGCCTTCCTCGACCTGCTCGAGAACGCGGTCGGCAACGCCGACCACCAGGGCTTCGACGGTGAGGCCATGACGATCAAGCACGTCGCCGCCCACAAGGTTGGCGAGCAGCAGGGTCGCAAGCCCCGCGCGATGGGGCGTGCCTCGGCGTGGAACAGCCCGCAGGTCGACGTCGAACTCATCCTCGAGGAGGTCGAAGACTAA
- a CDS encoding 30S ribosomal protein S17 — MALGLNVQEPEEACADQNCPFHGALSVRGQTLNGEVASTDMEKTVVVEREYDVKVPKYDRFMKRRSRVPAHAPDCLDLAVGDTVTIAECRPLSKTKSHVVVSAGSDEAANDEQDGDA; from the coding sequence ATGGCGCTAGGACTGAACGTACAGGAACCGGAGGAAGCCTGTGCCGATCAGAACTGCCCGTTCCACGGAGCCCTCTCCGTGCGCGGACAGACACTGAACGGCGAGGTAGCCTCCACTGACATGGAGAAGACCGTTGTCGTCGAGCGCGAGTACGACGTGAAGGTGCCGAAATACGACCGCTTCATGAAGCGGCGGAGCCGCGTTCCGGCTCACGCACCTGACTGTCTCGACCTCGCGGTCGGTGACACGGTCACGATAGCAGAGTGTCGACCGCTCTCGAAAACGAAAAGCCACGTCGTCGTTAGCGCGGGCTCGGACGAGGCCGCGAACGACGAACAGGACGGTGATGCCTGA